Part of the Verrucomicrobiia bacterium genome, AGGACAACCTGAGCTGGCGCGAGTTTTTCAATGTATATTGGAAATTGATCTACGGCGTCGCGCGCAAGGCGGGCTTGTCCGATGATGAAGCACAGGACGTGGTCCAGGAAACTTTGATCTCCGTGGCGAAGCACATGCCGACGTTTAATTACGATCCATCCATCGGCTCATTCAAGGGCTGGCTGCTGACGATGACCCGCTGGCGCATCATCGGACAATTCCGCAAACGCCGTCCGGGCGCGGATAATCCCCTGCCCGCCGATGAAACGAAACGCACGGACGCCGTGGAAGCCATCGCCGATCCAAACATTCCCGATTTAAAAGACGTTTGGGAAAAGGAATGGGAGCGCAATCTGCTTGAGGTTGCGCTCGATAATCTCAAGCGCACTCTGGACCCGCAG contains:
- a CDS encoding sigma-70 family RNA polymerase sigma factor, yielding MKPKEEELIPTRASLIHRLKNWQDNLSWREFFNVYWKLIYGVARKAGLSDDEAQDVVQETLISVAKHMPTFNYDPSIGSFKGWLLTMTRWRIIGQFRKRRPGADNPLPADETKRTDAVEAIADPNIPDLKDVWEKEWERNLLEVALDNLKRTLDPQRYQIFDFYVNKEWPPEKVAKHFGVSTDQVYQIKHRMTDTIRNEVQRLEKEML